The following nucleotide sequence is from Candidatus Binatia bacterium.
AAGGTCCTGGAAGTCGACAGACAGGGGAAAATCCGCCTCAGTCGGCGGGAAGCCATGCCGGCGGAGCCCACCGCATCCGGGCAATCATAGGAACCTCATGCCGACGGACCACGCACTCGTATCACGCTCATGCCTGGACAATGGTGTGCGCGTGATCACCGAAGGCATGCCCGGCGTCCCTTCAGTGACGGTGGGCGTCTGGGTGGAGAACGGGTCGCGTTACGAGCTGCGGGATCAAGCCGGCATCTCGCATTACTTGGAGCATCTCTTCTTCAAAGGCACGGAGCGCCGTACGGCGGCACAGATCGCCGAGGAGGTCGACGCGGTCGGTGGCATCATCAATGCCTTCACGGGCAAGGAGTACACCTGCTACTACGCCAAGGTGCTGGCGGAGCACCTCCCGGTCGCCCAGGACATCCTCGCCGATATTCTCCTGCACTCGCGTTTCGACCCGAACGAGATCGAGCGCGAGCGCTCGGTGGTGGTGCAGGAAATTTTGCAGGTCGAGGACACGCCGGACGACTACGTGCACGAACTGTTCAACCTGAAGTTCTGGCCCGAGCATCCGCTCAGCTTTCCGGTCTGTGGCCGAGTCGAGACCGTCCGGACGTTCGGCCAGCGCGACTTTCTTGATTTTATCGCGGCGCGCTACAGGCCCGACCGCCTGATCATCGCCGCGGCAGGGAACCTCGCGCACGATCGCTTGGTCGAGTGGGCGACGGAACAGTTTGGCGGCCTGCAAGGACATGCGGAACGCACGGATGGCCACCCACCGGTCGCCAGCCGGAGCGTTTGCTATGTCGAAAAGGCACTCGAGCAAGTGCATCTCTGCTTGGGAACTCCCGGTATCCCGCAGTCTGCGGAGCAGCGCTACGCCGCCTACCTGCTCAACACCGCGCTCGGCGGCGGTATGAGCTCGCGGCTGTTTCAGGAGGTGCGCGAAAAACGCGGCCGGGCGTACTCGGTGTATTCGTTCCTCTCCTCTTATCTCGACGCCGGTTATGTCGGCATCTACGTCGGCACCAGCGCCGAATGGGTCGAAGAGGTCGTGGGCATCATCCTGACCGAGTTGAATGCGCTGAAGAAGGAGGGGTTGCGCGCCGACGAGCTGACCCGCGTGAAGAATCAGCTCAAGGGCAATCTCCTCCTCGGCTTGGAGACCAGTGACAACCGCATGAGCCGCATCGCGAAGAATGAGATCTATTTCGGCATCGACATCCCGCCGGCGGAGGTCGCGGCCCGCATCGACGCCACCACCAACGACGAAATCGTGCAGCTTGCCGGGCAGCTTTTGCGCCCTGAGACTATGGCCATCACCATGTTGGGCGACATGAAGGGCAGAACGGTCGGCGAAGACCTGCTGAACGCCGCCTAGGCGGCGTGTCGGGGCACACCCGGCCGCGCCTTTGAGAGGCTGCGCCCAGCGTCCCTTCGGCGGTGCCGCTCCCCGCCCGCACTCCAGAGGCTTCCGGCGGACGTGTTGGGTCGCCCTTCGACGTCGCTCAGGACATGCTTCGGACGGCTACGAACGAAACTCGACTCAAATGCGACAGGTTCGGAGCACCAGGCAGCGCTAGTCAGAAATGGGAGGGGCCAAGGCATGCAGTCGGTGATCATCCCGGTCCAGCGCCTGCGTTTGGGCCCGGACGCGATTCCCCTCCCCCGCTACATGACGGCGGGGGCGGCCGGCATGGATTTGATGGCGGATGTGGCCAACCCAGTCGAGCTGGCACCGGGGGCACGAGCACTGATTCCCACCGGCATTGCCGTAGAGATTCCGGCTGGCTTCGAAGCGCAGGTCCGGCCGCGCAGCGGCCTGGCGTTGCGGCAAGGGGTGACCCTGCTCAATTCCCCGGGGACGATCGATTCCGACTACCGCGGTGAAATCATGGTGTTGCTGATCAATCTTGGCACTCAGCCGTATACGGTTCGACGATCCGAGCGCATCGCCCAGATGATCGTGGCGCCGGTGGTGCGTGCCGAGCTGCGCGAAGCCCACGGTCTCGCTGTCAGTGTCCGCGGACCCGGCGGCTTTGGCCATACTGACGCGGAATGACCCGTGACCTACACGACCGCATCGGCTAGGATGCGGGCCGCACGAGAGATGTTTCGCCAAGGGACTCCCCAATGATCGACCGTTACACACGCCCGCAAATGGCCGCTGTCTGGGCGGAAGAAGAGAAGCTGCGGATCTGGCTCGAGGTGGAGCTGCTGGCCAACGAAGCGCTGGCCGAACGCGGCGAGATTCCGTCCGACGTGCCGGCGCGGCTGCGGGCCCAGGCGAGCGTCAACGTCGAGCGCATGCGCGCCATCGAGCGAGAGGTGGGACACGATGTCATTGCCTTCGTCTCCTCGGTGGCGGAAGCCTGCGGCCCCGAAGGCCGCTACCTGCATCTGGGCCTGACGTCGTCAGACGTGCTCGACACGTCCTTCGCGGTGCAACTGGTCCGCGCCGCCGATCTGTTGATCCAGGGAGCGGTCGATCTGGCCGACACGATTCGGCGCCAAGCGCAGCGGTACCGGGGGACGGTGATGGTCGGGCGGACGCACGGGATCCATGCCGAACCAATCACTCTCGGGTTGAAGCTGGCGAGCTGGTACACCGAGATGCAACGCAACATCGGCCGGCTCGAAGCGGCGCGCGCCATGATCCGCTTTGGAAAGATATCCGGTGCCGTCGGCACCTTTGCCCACCTGGCGCCCGAGGTCGAGGCCTATGTCTGCCATCGGCTCGGCTTGCAGCCCGAACCGGTCGCCACGCAGGTCGTGCCGCGCGACCGCCACGCGCAGTTTTTCGCGACCCTGGCCATCGTTGCGGGATCGCTGGAACGGTTCGCCACCGAGATCCGCCATCTGCAGCGCAGCGAGGTGCGCGAGGCGGAAGAACCGTTTGCCGGTGGTCAAAAGGGTTCCTCGGCCATGCCCCACAAGCGCAACCCCGTGTTGTCGGAGAACGTGACGGGTCTAGCCCGCCTGCTGCGCGCCTACGCCGGTGCCGCACTGGAAGACATCGCCCTTTGGCATGAACGGGATATCAGCCACTCGTCGGTAGAGCGTGTCATCGCCCCGGATGCTACAATTGCTTTGGATTTCATGCTGCATCGGATGACCGGAGTCGTGCGTGGCCTCGTGGTGCACGCGGAGGCGATGAGTGCGAACCTCGAGCGCTTCCGCGGCGCCGTGTTCTCGGAAGCCGTGCTCCTGGCCTTGGTCCGCAAGGGCGTGGCCCGCGACCAGGCCTACCGCTGGGTGCAGCACGCCGGCTTGCAGGCGGTCGATGGGGCGGACTTTCGTGCCGAAGTGGCGCGCAACGCCGATATCGCACGATATCTGTCGGCCGACGAGTTGGCGCAGCTCTTCGACCTTCGCCACCAGTTGCGCTATGAAGAGGAACTGTTCCAGCGCGCCTTCGGAGGGGATGAATGGAAAAAAGAGAGCTGATCTATGAAGGGAAGGCGAAGCGCGTCTACACCACGGACCATCCCGACTTCGTCATCCAATATTTCAAGGACGACGCCACGGCGTTCAACGCCAAGAAACGCGGCACGATTGTTTCCAAAGGCATCTTGAACAATCAGATGAGCGAAATCTTCTTCCGGCTGCTGGCCTCCGAGGGGATACCGACACATTTCGTCGAACGGTTGAACGAGCGTGAGATGCTGGTGAAGCGGCTGGACATCATTCCGGTCGAGACGGTCGTTCGCAACATCATCGCCGGCAGCCTGGCGAAGCGCCTGGGTTTGGAAGAAGGCAAACCGCTGTCAGCGCCGATCGTCGAGTACTACTACAAGAACGACGCGCTCGAGGATCCCATGATCAACCAGTGGCACGTCACCGTGCTCGGCATGGCGACCGAAGCGGAGCTGCGCACGCTGACGGACTTGGCGCTCAAGACCAACGCGGTGCTGCGCCCATTTCTGGAAAGTCGGGGCATCCTCTTGGTGGACATGAAGTTGGAGTTCGGTCGCCATCACGGCCAGATCCTTCTCGGCGACGAGATTTGTCCCGACACCTGCCGGTTCTGGGATGTGGCGACGCGCGAGAAGCTCGACAAAGACCGTTTCCGCCAAGACCTGGGTGGCGTCGAAGAAGCCTACCACGAGGTCCACCGGCGCATCTGCGCCGCGGCGTGAGGCTGCATGCGCGTCCGGGTCTTCATCACACCGAAGAAAGGGGTGCTCGATCCGCAAGGCAAGGCGATCGAGCACTCGCTGCATGCCCTTGGTTTCGGCGAGGCCCACGAGGTGCACCTCGGCAAGTACGTGGAGCTCTCGCTCGACGGCGACGACCGCGAGCAGGCGCGCCGGCGCGTCGACGACATGTGCCGCAAGCTGCTTGCCAACGCCGTCATCGAAGAGTACCGGTTCGAACTTGAGGAGTAGGCTGCGCATGCGCTGGGGAGTGGTCACTTTTCCCGGGTCGAACGACGACCACGATACCCTCTACGCCTTGGACCACGTCCTGGGCGAGGAGGTGGTCTCGCTGTGGCACAAGGAGCCCGATTTGAAGCAGGTCGACTGCGTCGTCCTGCCCGGCGGATTCTCTTACGGCGACTACCTGCGTTGCGGCGCCCTGGCGCGCTTCTCTCCGGTGATGGAGGCCGTCATCGGCTTTGCCCAAGCGGGGGGACTGGTGCTCGGCATCTGTAACGGTTTTCAGGTGCTGTGCGAAGCCGGGCTGCTGCCCGGCGCCCTGGTGCGCAACCGCAGCTTGCGCTTCATCTGCCAACCCGTGCACCTGCGCCTGGAAGAGACCGAGACCCCGTTCACCTGCCGCTGCACGCCAGGCGAGGTTCTCACCATCCCCATCAAACACGGCGAGGGCTGTTACGTCGCCGACGCCGACACCCTCGATCAGCTGGAGCAGAATCATCAGATCGTCTTCCGCTACGTTGACGCCAGTGGCCGGGCCACACCGGAGGCCAACCCGAACGGTTCGTTGAACAATATCGCGGGCATCGTCAACCAGCGGCGCAACGTGCTGGGCCTGATGCCACATCCCGAGCACGCGGCCGAAAAGAGTCTCGGCGGAGATGACGGCTTGAAGCTCTTTCATTCGCTGCTGGCGGCGTACACCGAACGTGAGCACCGCGGCGCCGCCTCGGTCGCCCCCGGGCACTGAAGGTACGGTCCTACGTCATGGCACACAGTACCGCCGCGGTGACCGAAGTCGAGGCCGCACAACACGGGCTCTCGGCGGAAGAGTATGTGCGCATCTGCGGCGCCTTGGGCCGCGCCCCCAATTTCGTCGAGTTGGGGGTCCTCTCCGTCATGTGGTCCGAACACTGCAGCTACAAGAGTTCGCGCCGGCTGCTGAAGAACTTGCCGACGCAGGGACCGCGTGTCGTGCAAGGGCCGGGCGAGAACGCCGGCGCCATCGACATTGGCGGTGGCCTGGCCGTGGTGTTCAAGATGGAGAGCCACAACCACCCCTCGTTTGTGGAACCATACCAAGGTGCGGCCACCGGCGTGGGCGGCATTCTCCGAGACGTCTTCACCATGGGCGCGCGGCCGATCGCCAACCTCAATTCCTTGCGCTTCGGCAGCTTCGAGCACCCGCGCACTCGCTATCTGGTCAACGGCGTCGTCGCCGGCATCGGAGGCTACGGCAACTGTGTGGGCGTGCCCACGGTTGGCGGCGAGGTGTATTTCGATGCCGGTTACAACGACAACATCCTCGTCAATGCCTTCACCCTGGGCATCGCACGGACCGAGAAGATCTTTCTCGCCCGCGCCGCAGGCGTGGGCAACCCGGTGATCTACGTCGGATCGAAGACGGGACGAGACGGCATCCATGGGGCCAGCTTGTTGGCCTCCGCCGAATTCAGCGGTGGTGAGGACGAGAAGCGCCCGACCGTACAGGTGGGCGACCCGTTCACCGAAAAGCTCCTCATAGAGGCCTGCCTCGAGCTGATGGAGCAGGACGCCATCGTGGCCATCCAGGACATGGGCGCCGCGGGTCTGACGAGTTCGAGTGTCGAGATGGCTGCGCGGGGTGGGATGGGCATCCTCATCGATCTCGACCAGGTACCGCTGCGCGAGAATATGACCCCGTACGAGATCCTGCTGTCCGAATCGCAGGAGCGCATGCTCATTGTCGCGCGCGCCGGCCGCGAGGAGGTGGTCCGCCAAGTCTTCGCCAAGTGGGACCTGGACATGGCGGTGATCGGCAGGGTCACGGACGACGGGCTCTTGCGCGTGCTGTTCCAGGGGGAGCAAGTGGCGCAGCTCCCGATCGAGCTGCTCACCGACGCCGCCCCCGCCTACGTGCGTTCCACGGCACCGCCGCCGGATTTCGACGCGCGCCAGGAACTGAACCTCGACGGCATGGCGCTGCCGGGTGACTACAACAAGATTTTGCTGGCCCTGCTGGACTCGCCCAACATCGCTTCAAAAGCGTGGGTGTACCGCCAGTATGACTATCTGGTCCGCAGTAACACCGTGGTCGCGCCGGGTTCCGACGCGGCCGTCCTGCGCATCAAGGGAACCCGCAAGGCCGTCGCCCTGAGCGTCGATTGCAACAGCCGCTATTGCAGCCTCGACCCGTACGTCGGTGCCATGATCGCGGTCGTGGAAAGCGCGCGCAATGTGGTGTGCGCCGGCGCGGCGCCGCTGGGGATCACCGACTGCCTCAATTTCGGTAACCCGGAGAAGCCGGTGATCATGTGGCAGTTCGCCGAGAGCGTGCGCGGCATCCGCGACGCCTGCCTGGCCATCGGCGTGCCCGTCGTCAGCGGCAACGTCAGCTTCTACAATGAGACCGATGGGCGTGCCATTCCCCCGACGCCGACCATCGCCATGGTCGGATTGCTCGAGGATATGGATCGGCACATGACGCAATGGTTCAAGGCTGAGGGTGACTCCATTGTGCTCCTCGGCCGCACCCGCGAGGAACTCGGGGGCAGTGAGTACCTCATGTTGACCCAGGGGGCAGTACGGGGCGCGCCGCCTTGGATCGACTTGGCGGTGGAAAAGCAGGTGCAACATGTTTGCGCCGCCGCCATCGCGGAGGGGTTGGTGCGCTCGGCGCACGACGTCAGCGACGGCGGGCTGGCCGTGGCGCTGGCAGAGTGTTGCATTTCCGCCCCCGAGCATCTCAGAGGGGCGGTCATTGAACTCCAGGGGGACATCCGCCCTGATGCCCTGCTCTTTGGGGAGAGCCAGTCGCGCATCATCGTCTCGCTCCGGCGGCAGCAGCTCAGCCGTCTGCGCGAGTTGGCAGCTGCCGCCGATGTGCCACTGACCGTTCTGGGCGAAGTGCGCGGGCGGCGACTGGTGATCAGCCCGCTCATTGATCTCGAGCTGGGGGAGTTGTCGCAGATGTGGTTGGGTGCGCTACCACGGCGGATGAACGCCTCGGGATGAAGACGATGGAAAACCGGACGGCGCGCAGGGAAGTCGGTTCGGATGTCTGACCGCTTCCATGAGGAGTGCGGCATCGTCGGGGTCTTCGGCCATCCGGAAGCGGCCAACCTGGTCTATCTCAGCCTCTATGCCCTGCAGCACCGCGGTCAAGAGTCGGCCGGGATCGTCTCGTCCAAGGAGGGCATTCTCATCTCCCACCGCGGCCTGGGATTGGTCGCCGATGTCTTCAGCGAAGACATCATCCGGAAACTGGAGGGCACGGCCGCCATCGGGCACAACCGGTATTCCACGTCCGGGCAGACGCTGTTGAAGAACACCCAGCCCTTTGTGGTGGAGTACGCGGGCGGCGGCTTGGCCGTGGCGCACAACGGCAATCTGGTCAACGCCGTGGAGCTGCGCGAACGGCTGCAGGAGCGCGGCGCGATTTTTCAGTCGACTGTCGATACCGAAGTGCTGATCCATCTCATCGCGGCGTCGCAGGGCAAACGCACCGTCGACCGGATTGTCGACGCCTTGCTGGAGGTGCGCGGCGCATACTCGCTGGTATTCATGACGCCGGACGAACTCGTGGCGGTACGCGATCCGAACGGCTTTCGGCCGTTGGTGATTGGACGGATCAAAGACACGGTGGTCGTGGCGTCGGAAAGCTGCGCCCTCGATCTCATCGACGCCACCTACGAGCGCGAGGTCGAACCGGGGGAGGTGGTGCGGATCTCGGCGGCCGGCATGGAGAGCTTCCATCCGTTCCCGGCCTCGCCGCATACCCGGTGCATCTTCGAATACGTCTACTTCGCGCGCCCCGACAGCCGGGTGTACGACCGCAACGTGTACGAGGTCCGCAAGCAGTTCGGCCGCCAGCTGGCGAGCGAGCAGCCGGCGGAGGCCGACATCGTCATTCCCGTACCTGATTCCGGCATGCCCGCCGCGCTCGGTTTCGCGGAGCACGCCGGCTTGCCCTTCGAGATGGGACTGATCCGCAATCACTATGTCGGCCGGACCTTCATTGAACCGCAGGATGCCATCCGCCACTTCGGAGTGAAGGTGAAACTCAACGCCCAGGCCGAGGTGCTGCAGGGCAAACGGGTGGTCGTGGTGGACGATTCCATCGTGCGCGGCACCACCAGCCGCAAGATCGTGAACATGGTGCGCCATGCCGGCGCCCGTGAAGTCCACGTGCGCATCAGTTCCCCGCCCACGGTCGCATCCTGCTTTTACGGTGTGGACACGCCGACCCAAGCGGAGCTGATTGCCTCGTCCAACTCGGTCGAAGCGATCCGCGAGTTCATCACGGCCGACTCACTCGGCTTCTTGAGCGAGCGTGGCCTGTTCAGCTTCTTGCGGCCAGGGGAGCGCAACGGCTTCTGCGGCGCCTGCTTCACCGGCCGCTATCCTGTCCCGGTCACCGACCAGGGCCGCACCCACCAGTTGCGACTCTTCGAGGCCCGCGAGCGATAGTTCGGCTGCACGCACATGAAATGTCCCTTCTGCCATGACTTGGAGAATCGGGTCATCGATTCCCGACTGAGCAAGGACGGCGACGTCATCCGCCGCCGCCGTGCGTGTTTCCATTGCCAGCGGCGCTTCACGACCTACGAGCGCGTCGAGGAAATGCTGCCGATGGTTGTGAAGAAGGACGGGCGGCGGGAGCTCTTCGACCGCCAGAAGATCGTCAGCGGCCTGAAAAAGGCGTGTGAAAAACGGCCGGTCAGCACCGCGGCCATCGAGCAGACGGCGGATAGGATCGAACAGGCGCTGCAAGAACGCGGCGAGAAGGAAGTGCCGAGCTCCGTAATCGGCGAAGCGGTCATGCGGGAGCTGCACAAGCTGGACACGGTTGCCTACGTCCGCTTCGCCTCCGTCTACCGCTCGTTCAAGGACGTCGGGGAATTCATGCGCGAACTCGAGGAGCTGATCGCTGAACGCCGTGGCCCAGGCCGGCGCAAGCCCCGCCGATCGAGCAGCACGTGAACCCGGCGGGCCACAGCGATGACGCGCGGTTCATGCGCCTGGCCGTACGCCTTGGGCGCCGCGGCCTGGGGCGCACCAGCCCGAATCCGCCCGTGGGCGCGGTCGTCGTCGCCCACGGCGCGATCGTCGGGCGCGGATACCATCGCCAAGCCGGCCAGCCGCACGCTGAAATCGAAGCCCTGCGGGTCGCTGGCCGAAGGGCACGCGGCGCCACGCTGTACGTCACGCTCGAACCGTGCGCGCATCACGGCCGGACACCCCCGTGCACCGAGGCCATCATTGCGGCCGGCATACGCCGCGTCGTTTGCGGTACCCGAGACCCCAATCCATCGGTCCCCGGAAACGGCATGGGGCGACTGCGCCGGGCCGGCATCGAGGTCAACGGCGGCATCGAGCAAGCCGGCTGTGACGAACTGATCGCAGCGTTCCGCAAACACGTGACCACCGGCCGGCCCTGGGTGACGCTAAAACTTGCCGCCTCGCTCGACGGCCGCATTGCGACGGCCGGCGGTGAATCGCGCTGGATCACCGGCGAGGACAGCCGGCGCTTCGTCCACCGTCTCCGCGCCGAACACGATGCCGTATTGGTCGGCGCCGAGACCGTCAGAGGCGACGATCCCGAGCTCACCTGTCGCCTGCCCGGCGGCCGCAACCCGCTGCGCGTCATCCTTGACGGGCGGCTGCGCCTACCGCTGCGCGCCCGGGTGCTGACAAACACCAAGGCAGCCGCTACCCTAGTGGTCACTGGCCGGCAGGCCTCGGCGACCAAAGTTCGGCGTATCGAGAATCAGGGTGCTAAGGTGTTGCGCCTGTCCGACACCGCGGGGCGGATCGGCATGGCCCGGGTCCTGCGGGCACTGGGGCGGCAGGGCATCATGTCCGTGCTGATTGAAGGAGGGGCAACGGTGGCGGCTGCGGCCGTCGCTGCAGGCGTCGTCGATCGGGTGCTGATCTTTTACGCACCAAAGCTCATCGGCGGCGATGGACGGCCAATGCTGGGCTCGATCGGTGTACGCCGGCTGGCCAGCGCCCCGCAGCTCGGACGGCCGCGGGTGACACGGTTTGCGGCGGATGTTTTAGTTGCTACAGAGATAGTGGCGCACGATGACAACTCAGGCGATTGACGCAGCTCTGGAAGAGACTCGCAACGGACGGATGGTAATCCTGGCCGACGGGGCGCAGGGTGAAGCCCAGCTCTGCATGGCCGCTGAGCTGGTCAAAGCCGATGCCGTGAACTTCATGGCCACCCACGGCCGCGGGCTGGTGTGCCTGTGCCTCACCCAGCAACACATGCGCCGGCTGGGTATCCCGCTGATGGTTCCCGACACGTTCGGCAGCCGACGACCGTTTGGCGCGTCGATCGAAGCCCGCCGTGGGGTGAGTACCGGTATCTCCGCCTCCGATCGCGCCACGACCATCCAGACCGCCATGACCGAAGGGACGGGGCCGGACGATGTCGTCATGCCGGGGCACGTCTTTCCCATCATGGCGCGCGATGGGGGCGTGCTCGTCCGCGCCGCACTCA
It contains:
- a CDS encoding pitrilysin family protein; its protein translation is MPTDHALVSRSCLDNGVRVITEGMPGVPSVTVGVWVENGSRYELRDQAGISHYLEHLFFKGTERRTAAQIAEEVDAVGGIINAFTGKEYTCYYAKVLAEHLPVAQDILADILLHSRFDPNEIERERSVVVQEILQVEDTPDDYVHELFNLKFWPEHPLSFPVCGRVETVRTFGQRDFLDFIAARYRPDRLIIAAAGNLAHDRLVEWATEQFGGLQGHAERTDGHPPVASRSVCYVEKALEQVHLCLGTPGIPQSAEQRYAAYLLNTALGGGMSSRLFQEVREKRGRAYSVYSFLSSYLDAGYVGIYVGTSAEWVEEVVGIILTELNALKKEGLRADELTRVKNQLKGNLLLGLETSDNRMSRIAKNEIYFGIDIPPAEVAARIDATTNDEIVQLAGQLLRPETMAITMLGDMKGRTVGEDLLNAA
- the dut gene encoding dUTP diphosphatase — protein: MQSVIIPVQRLRLGPDAIPLPRYMTAGAAGMDLMADVANPVELAPGARALIPTGIAVEIPAGFEAQVRPRSGLALRQGVTLLNSPGTIDSDYRGEIMVLLINLGTQPYTVRRSERIAQMIVAPVVRAELREAHGLAVSVRGPGGFGHTDAE
- the purB gene encoding adenylosuccinate lyase, translated to MIDRYTRPQMAAVWAEEEKLRIWLEVELLANEALAERGEIPSDVPARLRAQASVNVERMRAIEREVGHDVIAFVSSVAEACGPEGRYLHLGLTSSDVLDTSFAVQLVRAADLLIQGAVDLADTIRRQAQRYRGTVMVGRTHGIHAEPITLGLKLASWYTEMQRNIGRLEAARAMIRFGKISGAVGTFAHLAPEVEAYVCHRLGLQPEPVATQVVPRDRHAQFFATLAIVAGSLERFATEIRHLQRSEVREAEEPFAGGQKGSSAMPHKRNPVLSENVTGLARLLRAYAGAALEDIALWHERDISHSSVERVIAPDATIALDFMLHRMTGVVRGLVVHAEAMSANLERFRGAVFSEAVLLALVRKGVARDQAYRWVQHAGLQAVDGADFRAEVARNADIARYLSADELAQLFDLRHQLRYEEELFQRAFGGDEWKKES
- the purC gene encoding phosphoribosylaminoimidazolesuccinocarboxamide synthase; translation: MEKRELIYEGKAKRVYTTDHPDFVIQYFKDDATAFNAKKRGTIVSKGILNNQMSEIFFRLLASEGIPTHFVERLNEREMLVKRLDIIPVETVVRNIIAGSLAKRLGLEEGKPLSAPIVEYYYKNDALEDPMINQWHVTVLGMATEAELRTLTDLALKTNAVLRPFLESRGILLVDMKLEFGRHHGQILLGDEICPDTCRFWDVATREKLDKDRFRQDLGGVEEAYHEVHRRICAAA
- the purS gene encoding phosphoribosylformylglycinamidine synthase subunit PurS, which gives rise to MRVRVFITPKKGVLDPQGKAIEHSLHALGFGEAHEVHLGKYVELSLDGDDREQARRRVDDMCRKLLANAVIEEYRFELEE
- the purQ gene encoding phosphoribosylformylglycinamidine synthase subunit PurQ; the encoded protein is MRWGVVTFPGSNDDHDTLYALDHVLGEEVVSLWHKEPDLKQVDCVVLPGGFSYGDYLRCGALARFSPVMEAVIGFAQAGGLVLGICNGFQVLCEAGLLPGALVRNRSLRFICQPVHLRLEETETPFTCRCTPGEVLTIPIKHGEGCYVADADTLDQLEQNHQIVFRYVDASGRATPEANPNGSLNNIAGIVNQRRNVLGLMPHPEHAAEKSLGGDDGLKLFHSLLAAYTEREHRGAASVAPGH
- the purL gene encoding phosphoribosylformylglycinamidine synthase subunit PurL, which gives rise to MAHSTAAVTEVEAAQHGLSAEEYVRICGALGRAPNFVELGVLSVMWSEHCSYKSSRRLLKNLPTQGPRVVQGPGENAGAIDIGGGLAVVFKMESHNHPSFVEPYQGAATGVGGILRDVFTMGARPIANLNSLRFGSFEHPRTRYLVNGVVAGIGGYGNCVGVPTVGGEVYFDAGYNDNILVNAFTLGIARTEKIFLARAAGVGNPVIYVGSKTGRDGIHGASLLASAEFSGGEDEKRPTVQVGDPFTEKLLIEACLELMEQDAIVAIQDMGAAGLTSSSVEMAARGGMGILIDLDQVPLRENMTPYEILLSESQERMLIVARAGREEVVRQVFAKWDLDMAVIGRVTDDGLLRVLFQGEQVAQLPIELLTDAAPAYVRSTAPPPDFDARQELNLDGMALPGDYNKILLALLDSPNIASKAWVYRQYDYLVRSNTVVAPGSDAAVLRIKGTRKAVALSVDCNSRYCSLDPYVGAMIAVVESARNVVCAGAAPLGITDCLNFGNPEKPVIMWQFAESVRGIRDACLAIGVPVVSGNVSFYNETDGRAIPPTPTIAMVGLLEDMDRHMTQWFKAEGDSIVLLGRTREELGGSEYLMLTQGAVRGAPPWIDLAVEKQVQHVCAAAIAEGLVRSAHDVSDGGLAVALAECCISAPEHLRGAVIELQGDIRPDALLFGESQSRIIVSLRRQQLSRLRELAAAADVPLTVLGEVRGRRLVISPLIDLELGELSQMWLGALPRRMNASG
- the purF gene encoding amidophosphoribosyltransferase, with amino-acid sequence MSDRFHEECGIVGVFGHPEAANLVYLSLYALQHRGQESAGIVSSKEGILISHRGLGLVADVFSEDIIRKLEGTAAIGHNRYSTSGQTLLKNTQPFVVEYAGGGLAVAHNGNLVNAVELRERLQERGAIFQSTVDTEVLIHLIAASQGKRTVDRIVDALLEVRGAYSLVFMTPDELVAVRDPNGFRPLVIGRIKDTVVVASESCALDLIDATYEREVEPGEVVRISAAGMESFHPFPASPHTRCIFEYVYFARPDSRVYDRNVYEVRKQFGRQLASEQPAEADIVIPVPDSGMPAALGFAEHAGLPFEMGLIRNHYVGRTFIEPQDAIRHFGVKVKLNAQAEVLQGKRVVVVDDSIVRGTTSRKIVNMVRHAGAREVHVRISSPPTVASCFYGVDTPTQAELIASSNSVEAIREFITADSLGFLSERGLFSFLRPGERNGFCGACFTGRYPVPVTDQGRTHQLRLFEARER
- the nrdR gene encoding transcriptional regulator NrdR, which encodes MKCPFCHDLENRVIDSRLSKDGDVIRRRRACFHCQRRFTTYERVEEMLPMVVKKDGRRELFDRQKIVSGLKKACEKRPVSTAAIEQTADRIEQALQERGEKEVPSSVIGEAVMRELHKLDTVAYVRFASVYRSFKDVGEFMRELEELIAERRGPGRRKPRRSSST
- the ribD gene encoding bifunctional diaminohydroxyphosphoribosylaminopyrimidine deaminase/5-amino-6-(5-phosphoribosylamino)uracil reductase RibD — protein: MNPAGHSDDARFMRLAVRLGRRGLGRTSPNPPVGAVVVAHGAIVGRGYHRQAGQPHAEIEALRVAGRRARGATLYVTLEPCAHHGRTPPCTEAIIAAGIRRVVCGTRDPNPSVPGNGMGRLRRAGIEVNGGIEQAGCDELIAAFRKHVTTGRPWVTLKLAASLDGRIATAGGESRWITGEDSRRFVHRLRAEHDAVLVGAETVRGDDPELTCRLPGGRNPLRVILDGRLRLPLRARVLTNTKAAATLVVTGRQASATKVRRIENQGAKVLRLSDTAGRIGMARVLRALGRQGIMSVLIEGGATVAAAAVAAGVVDRVLIFYAPKLIGGDGRPMLGSIGVRRLASAPQLGRPRVTRFAADVLVATEIVAHDDNSGD